The Bosea sp. AS-1 region TTTCAGGCATCGTCCCTTGGAGCGCCGGAATCCGCCGGGAAGTCAAGAACCGCCGAGCTCAGGTGCTCTGCCGCGCGGCCCGCAGGATGTCGTCGACGAGCTTCTGCGAGGCCAGAGCCTCCTCGCCGGTGACGATCGGGTCGCGACCCTGCTCGATCGCATCGAGGAAATCGGCGATGACGGCACGGTGGGCGTCGTGCGGGAAGTCCATGATGTTGGCGCCGCTGCCGGTCGAGCCTTCCGCCTCGACGATCTCCTCGCGCCCATCGAGAAAGGCGAGGCTGAGCCGCCCGCCGATCAGCGACGCGAATCCCTTGGTGCCGGTGATCTCGATGCGCTCGGGATAGCCGGGATAGGCGGCGGTGGTGGTGATGAGGGTCGCCGGCGCGCCGCTACCGGTTTCGAGCAGAGCGGAGACATAGTCCTCCGTCTCCATCCGATGCAGCGCGGTGGTGCGGGCCTGTGCGGCCACAACCTTCGAGACGCCGACGAGCGAGCGGAACAGGTCGAGCGAATGGATCGCCTGCGTCAGCAGCACGCCGCCGCCGTCGCGAGCGAGCGTGCCGCGGCCCGGTTCGTCGTAATAGCTCTGCGGGCGCCACCAGGGCACGTTGAGGAAGGCGGCCTCGATGCTGCCGAGCTCGCCGGAGTCCAGCGCTGCCTTGAGCCGCAGGCTCGCCGGCCGGAAGCGATGCTGCAGCGTGACGCCGAAGGTCCTCCCGGTACGGCGGGCGGTGTCGACGAGACGCTGACCGCGCTCGCTGGTCAGTTCCAGCGGCTTTTCGACAAGGACATGCTTGCCGGCCTCGAGGCAGAATGCCGAGACGTCGAGATGGCTCGATGGTGGCGTCAGCACGATGACGGCGTCGACGGCGGGATCGGTCAGAACCGCGTCGAGATCGGTTGTGGTCGGGAAGGGGAACTGCGCGGCATAGGCCTTGGCGCGATCGGCCGTGCGGCTCAGCGCCCAGCGAACCTCGGCGCGGTCCGCGAGGTCGAGCAGGCTTTTCGAATGCGGCAGCGAGGCGGGGCCGAGGCCGATGATGGCGATGCCGAGCTTGCGTGTCATGACGGCTCCTCAGGGGCGCGCTTCAGGCCGCGCTGGCAACCATGTGGCCTTCGCCTGAGCTTCGAGCGCGAGGCGGCAAACAGTGAAGGTGTGGCGCTGGCCGACGGCGGTTTCGCTGCGGGCGCCGATATCCGCGATCAGGTCACGGAAATAGGTCAGCGGCTCGCGCGAGGCGTCGATATGACGTGTGCCGGTTCTGTCGACGAGGAAGACGTGGTCGGTGCCGGACCGGCCGGCGATGTCGACATATTTGCGCAGCTCGATGGTGCCCTCGGTGCCAAGGATGGTCAGGCGCCCGTCGCCCCATGTCGGCAGACCGTCGGCGGTGAACCAGTCGACGCGGATATAGCCGCCGGCCTTGTCGCTGCGCAGCAGGATCTCGCCGAAATCCTCGAAATCAGGGAAATCCGAGCCGCCGAAATGGCCGACGCCGGAGGCGACGATTTCGGCATCGTCCGAGCCGGTGAAGTGCAGGAACTGGTCGATCTGGTGAGAGGCGATGTCGGTCAGGATGCCGCCATAGTGGCGCTTGTCGAAGAACCAGTCCGGGCGGATCGCGCGGTTGAAGCGGTGCGGGCCGAGCCCGAGCGTCTGGACGACACGGCCGATCGCGCCGTCGGCAATCAATTTGCCGGCTATGATAGTCGCGGGGACGATGAAGCGCTCGGAAAAGCAGACCGAGAAGATGCGGCCGGTTTCCGCAACCGCTTGCTCGACCGCGGCGAGCTGGTCGAAATCGGTGACGCCCGGCTTGTCGACCATGACATCCTTGCCGGCCCGCATGGCCCGGACGGCGATGGCGGCGCGTTCGGCGGGGATGGCGGCGCAGAGGATGAGGTCGATCGACGGATCGTCGATCAGCCTGTCCGCCGTGCTTTCCGGCAAGGTCGGAAAGCGCTCGCGGAATCCGGCGAGCACCCGCTCGTCGCTGGTCGCGGGATCGAAGCCGACGCAGCTCGCGCCGGCTTCGAGAAGACCACCGACCATATGGTAGATATGGCGGTGGTCGAGGCCGATGGCCGCAAAGCGCATGCTACTGCGGTGCCCCGTGGCCGACGCCGACTTCCTGGTCCCAGCGGCGGAAGGCGGCGACGAGGCGCTCCGGCGTCAGCGGCGGCTTGGTCGGCAGGCTCTCGATCAGCTTGTCGTATTCCGGGCGGCCGAATTCGGCGAGCACGTCGCGGCTTTCCTGCGGGGCCATGGCGAGGGTCACGCCCTTCACCGCCGGGCCGGGATAGAAATAGCCCTTGTCGAAGGTATAGGCCTGTG contains the following coding sequences:
- a CDS encoding Gfo/Idh/MocA family oxidoreductase, which codes for MRFAAIGLDHRHIYHMVGGLLEAGASCVGFDPATSDERVLAGFRERFPTLPESTADRLIDDPSIDLILCAAIPAERAAIAVRAMRAGKDVMVDKPGVTDFDQLAAVEQAVAETGRIFSVCFSERFIVPATIIAGKLIADGAIGRVVQTLGLGPHRFNRAIRPDWFFDKRHYGGILTDIASHQIDQFLHFTGSDDAEIVASGVGHFGGSDFPDFEDFGEILLRSDKAGGYIRVDWFTADGLPTWGDGRLTILGTEGTIELRKYVDIAGRSGTDHVFLVDRTGTRHIDASREPLTYFRDLIADIGARSETAVGQRHTFTVCRLALEAQAKATWLPARPEARP
- a CDS encoding Gfo/Idh/MocA family oxidoreductase — its product is MTRKLGIAIIGLGPASLPHSKSLLDLADRAEVRWALSRTADRAKAYAAQFPFPTTTDLDAVLTDPAVDAVIVLTPPSSHLDVSAFCLEAGKHVLVEKPLELTSERGQRLVDTARRTGRTFGVTLQHRFRPASLRLKAALDSGELGSIEAAFLNVPWWRPQSYYDEPGRGTLARDGGGVLLTQAIHSLDLFRSLVGVSKVVAAQARTTALHRMETEDYVSALLETGSGAPATLITTTAAYPGYPERIEITGTKGFASLIGGRLSLAFLDGREEIVEAEGSTGSGANIMDFPHDAHRAVIADFLDAIEQGRDPIVTGEEALASQKLVDDILRAARQST